A stretch of the Streptomyces sp. NBC_01428 genome encodes the following:
- a CDS encoding flavin-containing monooxygenase translates to MTEHEHVRVAVIGSGFGGLGAAVRLRREGITDFVVLERADSVGGTWRDNSYPGCACDVPSHLYSFSFAPNPEWPRTFSGQEHIRAYLEHVADVFRLRPHLRFNSEVRMMTWDAEKLRWGIETSSGYLTADLVVSATGPLSDPKIPEIPGIATFTGKVFHSARWDHDYDLRGKRVAMIGTGASAIQIVPAIQPDVSRLTLFQRTPPWVMPRVDRAITGAERWLHRQLPFTTQARRGLLWGIRELQVQAFTKRPDELGLVERLAKRNIARAVKDPALRAKLTPDYRIGCKRILLSNAYYPALTKPNVDVVASGLARIEGSTLVAADGSTAEADAIVFGTGFHVTDMPIADRVVGAEGRTLAESWKDGMKSLRGATAAGFPNWMTIIGPNTGLGNSSMILMIESQLNYMADFVRQLDVLGGRVALDARPAAVDAWNDRVQERMKRTVWNTGGCTSWYLDANGVNTTVWPGTTTEFRGATRRVDLAEYEVVRAAEPDPGPAVTGTRKKKAVADA, encoded by the coding sequence ATGACCGAGCACGAGCATGTACGGGTGGCGGTGATCGGGTCCGGGTTCGGCGGGCTGGGAGCCGCGGTGCGGCTGCGCCGCGAGGGCATCACCGACTTCGTCGTCCTGGAGCGGGCCGACAGCGTGGGCGGCACCTGGCGGGACAACAGCTACCCCGGGTGCGCCTGTGACGTCCCGTCGCACCTGTACTCGTTCTCGTTCGCGCCCAACCCCGAGTGGCCGCGCACCTTCTCCGGCCAGGAGCACATCCGGGCCTACCTGGAACACGTGGCCGACGTCTTCCGGCTGCGCCCGCATCTGCGGTTCAACTCCGAGGTGCGGATGATGACCTGGGACGCGGAGAAGCTGCGCTGGGGGATCGAGACGAGCAGCGGCTACCTCACGGCGGACCTCGTGGTCTCCGCGACCGGGCCGCTGTCCGACCCCAAGATCCCCGAGATCCCCGGGATCGCCACGTTCACCGGCAAGGTGTTCCACTCCGCCCGCTGGGACCACGACTACGACCTGCGCGGCAAGCGCGTCGCCATGATCGGCACCGGGGCCTCGGCCATCCAGATCGTGCCGGCGATCCAGCCGGACGTCTCCCGGCTCACCCTGTTCCAGCGCACCCCGCCCTGGGTGATGCCGCGGGTCGACCGGGCGATCACCGGTGCCGAGCGGTGGCTGCACCGGCAGCTGCCGTTCACCACGCAGGCCCGGCGCGGACTGCTGTGGGGCATCCGGGAACTGCAGGTGCAGGCGTTCACCAAGCGGCCCGACGAACTCGGCCTGGTCGAGCGGCTGGCCAAGCGGAACATCGCGCGGGCCGTGAAGGACCCGGCGCTGCGCGCGAAGCTGACGCCCGACTACCGGATCGGCTGCAAGCGCATCCTGCTGTCGAACGCCTACTATCCGGCGCTCACGAAGCCGAACGTGGACGTCGTGGCCTCCGGGCTCGCCCGGATCGAGGGGTCCACGCTGGTCGCCGCCGACGGCAGCACGGCGGAGGCCGACGCGATCGTCTTCGGGACCGGCTTCCACGTCACCGACATGCCGATCGCCGACCGCGTCGTCGGGGCGGAGGGCCGGACGCTGGCCGAGTCGTGGAAGGACGGCATGAAGTCGCTGCGCGGCGCGACCGCGGCCGGCTTCCCCAACTGGATGACGATCATCGGACCCAACACCGGGCTCGGGAACTCGTCGATGATCCTGATGATCGAGTCCCAGCTGAACTACATGGCCGACTTCGTACGGCAGTTGGACGTGCTCGGCGGGCGTGTGGCGCTCGACGCGCGGCCCGCCGCCGTCGACGCCTGGAACGACCGAGTGCAGGAACGCATGAAGCGCACCGTGTGGAACACCGGCGGCTGCACCAGCTGGTACCTCGACGCCAACGGCGTCAACACGACCGTGTGGCCCGGCACCACCACGGAGTTCCGTGGCGCCACGCGCCGGGTCGACCTGGCGGAGTACGAGGTGGTGCGCGCGGCGGAACCCGACCCCGGACCGGCTGTGACGGGCACCCGCAAGAAGAAGGCGGTGGCGGACGCGTGA